A region of Acidithiobacillus ferridurans DNA encodes the following proteins:
- the argA gene encoding amino-acid N-acetyltransferase, producing MPADSFVRSFRESSPYIHRFRGQTFVINFGGDALADGSIRSLAHDIALLNSLGINVVLVHGAGPQIDAALLAHQLRTERVNGKRITDLAAMQVLREAVGGARLVVESALSEGQMGSPMAHAGLQVVSGNFIIAQPLGVLEGVDYQYTGQVRRVATEAIQRHLAADEIILLSPIGVSPTGTLFNIRAEEVAVAAALALHAAKLVFFMDEDGVTDAQGQLIRQITLSELPQLLERDDIQGGLREHLHSAAIACAGTVDRVHLISRHVDGALLRELFTRDGLGTLISRDPFEHLRTATVADIPGILDLIRPMEERGVLVRRSRERLEMEAGHFVVMERDGKIIGCAAMYPFPEQGMAEVACLAVDSRYRRQGRGERLLDYCQERAREQKLERIFVLSTQTTHWFLERNFHHGALEDLPVPRQQLYNFQRRSQVFFRNL from the coding sequence ATGCCAGCCGATAGCTTCGTCCGCAGTTTCCGCGAGTCTTCGCCTTACATTCATCGCTTTCGCGGACAGACTTTCGTCATCAATTTCGGTGGCGACGCGCTGGCGGATGGCAGCATCCGCAGCCTCGCTCATGACATCGCCCTGCTCAACAGTCTGGGCATCAATGTCGTCCTGGTACACGGGGCCGGGCCGCAGATCGACGCGGCACTGCTGGCCCACCAACTCCGCACCGAACGGGTCAACGGCAAGCGCATCACCGACCTGGCGGCCATGCAGGTACTCCGTGAAGCGGTGGGCGGTGCCCGTCTGGTGGTGGAGTCGGCATTGTCTGAAGGACAAATGGGCTCGCCCATGGCCCATGCGGGATTGCAGGTGGTCAGCGGCAACTTCATCATCGCCCAGCCCCTTGGGGTGCTGGAGGGGGTGGATTACCAGTATACCGGACAGGTACGCAGGGTAGCGACAGAGGCCATCCAACGCCATCTTGCCGCCGACGAAATCATCCTGCTCTCCCCCATTGGCGTCTCGCCGACGGGTACCCTGTTCAACATCCGCGCAGAGGAAGTGGCGGTAGCGGCGGCCTTGGCCTTGCACGCCGCCAAGCTGGTATTTTTCATGGATGAGGATGGTGTGACCGATGCACAGGGGCAACTGATACGCCAGATCACCCTTTCCGAACTACCGCAATTACTGGAGCGGGATGATATTCAGGGCGGCCTGCGCGAGCATCTGCACAGCGCCGCGATTGCCTGCGCCGGAACGGTGGATCGTGTCCATCTCATATCCCGGCATGTGGATGGCGCCCTGCTGCGCGAACTCTTCACCCGCGATGGCCTCGGTACCCTCATTTCCCGGGACCCTTTCGAGCATCTGCGGACCGCCACCGTCGCCGATATCCCCGGCATCCTCGATCTGATTCGCCCCATGGAAGAGCGCGGGGTGCTGGTGCGGCGCAGCCGGGAACGCCTCGAAATGGAAGCGGGTCACTTCGTGGTCATGGAACGGGACGGCAAGATCATCGGCTGCGCGGCCATGTATCCCTTCCCTGAACAGGGAATGGCCGAAGTCGCCTGCCTCGCCGTGGACAGCCGCTATCGTCGCCAGGGGCGCGGTGAGCGGCTGCTCGACTACTGTCAGGAACGCGCGCGGGAGCAGAAACTGGAACGGATCTTCGTGCTCAGCACCCAGACGACCCACTGGTTTCTGGAACGCAATTTCCACCACGGCGCCCTGGAGGATTTACCGGTGCCGCGGCAGCAGCTCTATAACTTCCAGCGCCGCAGTCAGGTATTTTTTCGCAACCTGTAG
- a CDS encoding BolA family protein has product MNKEILGNLLRDALNPEFLEINDRTESHSGHASSGGGGHYEVRIVSGRFAGLPPLARHRLVNTATDPVRQEIHALSIKAYSPEEFSAQTQPKTQRPAIALNVL; this is encoded by the coding sequence ATGAATAAAGAAATCCTCGGCAATTTATTGCGTGACGCCCTGAATCCGGAATTCCTGGAAATCAATGACCGGACGGAATCCCACAGCGGTCATGCGTCGTCCGGCGGTGGCGGGCATTACGAGGTGCGCATTGTCAGCGGTCGGTTCGCGGGCTTGCCCCCATTGGCACGTCACCGTCTGGTCAATACGGCCACCGACCCGGTGCGTCAGGAGATACACGCGCTGTCGATCAAGGCCTATAGCCCGGAGGAGTTTTCCGCTCAAACCCAGCCCAAAACACAGCGCCCAGCCATCGCCCTGAATGTCCTTTAG
- a CDS encoding YciI family protein, translated as MYYCIIGTDNADSLGKRQTARGDHLARLHQLQSEGRLLTAGPFPAIDSEEPGEAGFTGSLIIARFDSLEDAHAWAAAEPYLSAGVYTDVSVRPYKGVFLP; from the coding sequence ATGTATTACTGCATCATTGGCACGGACAATGCCGACTCCCTAGGCAAACGCCAGACGGCGCGGGGCGATCATCTGGCGCGCCTGCATCAGTTGCAATCTGAGGGGCGCTTACTGACTGCGGGGCCATTCCCCGCCATAGACAGTGAAGAACCGGGCGAAGCAGGGTTTACCGGCAGCCTGATCATTGCCCGTTTTGACTCGCTGGAAGATGCCCATGCCTGGGCTGCCGCCGAACCTTATCTCAGTGCCGGTGTTTACACAGATGTCAGTGTTCGCCCTTATAAAGGAGTATTTTTGCCATGA
- a CDS encoding septation protein A encodes MKLLTDFLPIILFFVAYRIHGIYMATEVLIVAAILLMAWQWWRRGRVETMTWVSTLLILAFGGLTLYFHNDTFIKIKPSILYMLFAAALLFTHWREEPLLQRLMGGQLPAALPLSFWRRLNGYWIAFFLFGAVLNLIVAYAFSTGIWVDFKLFGMLAITVIFVLFQAVVISRALPQEAKDGDSSA; translated from the coding sequence ATGAAACTGCTTACCGATTTCCTCCCCATTATCCTCTTTTTCGTGGCCTACCGGATTCACGGGATCTACATGGCCACCGAAGTGCTCATCGTTGCCGCTATCCTACTGATGGCCTGGCAGTGGTGGCGGCGGGGCCGGGTGGAGACCATGACCTGGGTCTCCACCCTGCTGATCCTGGCCTTCGGTGGCCTGACCCTGTATTTTCATAACGACACCTTCATCAAGATCAAACCCAGCATCCTCTATATGCTGTTCGCGGCGGCACTGCTCTTTACCCACTGGCGGGAGGAACCGCTCCTCCAACGCTTGATGGGCGGACAACTGCCAGCCGCGCTGCCCCTGTCTTTCTGGCGGCGCCTCAATGGCTACTGGATTGCCTTCTTTCTCTTCGGTGCTGTCCTGAACCTGATCGTGGCCTATGCGTTTTCAACGGGTATCTGGGTGGATTTCAAGCTTTTCGGCATGCTCGCCATCACCGTCATTTTCGTACTCTTTCAAGCGGTGGTGATCTCACGTGCTTTGCCGCAAGAGGCCAAGGATGGCGATTCGTCGGCATAG
- a CDS encoding ATP-binding protein: protein MERQQVIQGLAALLGDNSSHPLPDFAGVKAARWRHLPLGGRLEGVARVDLPEMDELLGIEDTKAALDLNTRQFVAGLPANDALLWGGRGTGKSSLVKALLRRYADQGLRVIEIDQDGILDLPEILAALQAADPRQAYHFVLFCDDLSFGADDPGYKALKSLLDGGVEARPDNVLLYATSNRRHLMPRHFADNEEYHRHGEEIIPGETAEEKISLSERFGLWLGFYPFDQAMYLDICIIHLQRLGVQTPQAEWREEALRWALQRGSRSGRVARQFARHWAGSRALAAR, encoded by the coding sequence GTGGAACGTCAACAGGTGATTCAGGGTTTGGCCGCGCTTTTGGGGGATAACAGCAGTCATCCTCTGCCCGATTTTGCTGGGGTAAAGGCGGCGCGCTGGCGCCATCTGCCCCTCGGTGGCCGTCTGGAAGGGGTGGCGCGCGTGGATTTGCCGGAGATGGACGAACTGCTCGGTATCGAAGACACCAAGGCCGCACTGGACCTGAACACCCGCCAGTTTGTCGCCGGTTTGCCCGCCAATGACGCCTTGCTCTGGGGCGGGCGGGGCACAGGCAAGTCTTCGCTGGTCAAGGCGCTCTTGCGTCGCTATGCGGATCAGGGGCTGCGGGTGATTGAAATCGACCAGGACGGCATCCTCGACCTGCCGGAGATACTGGCGGCGCTGCAGGCGGCCGATCCGCGGCAGGCGTATCACTTTGTGCTTTTCTGCGATGACCTGTCTTTTGGTGCCGATGACCCCGGCTACAAGGCCCTCAAGTCGCTGCTCGACGGCGGTGTGGAGGCGCGTCCGGACAACGTGCTGCTCTACGCCACCAGCAACCGGCGGCATTTGATGCCGCGCCATTTCGCCGACAACGAGGAATATCACCGCCACGGGGAGGAAATCATTCCCGGCGAGACGGCGGAAGAAAAAATCAGCCTCTCCGAGCGCTTCGGCTTATGGCTGGGCTTTTATCCCTTCGATCAGGCTATGTATCTGGATATTTGCATTATCCATCTGCAGCGTCTGGGGGTGCAGACGCCGCAGGCGGAATGGCGGGAGGAAGCCCTGCGCTGGGCCTTGCAGCGCGGCTCGCGCAGTGGCCGGGTGGCACGGCAGTTCGCCCGTCACTGGGCCGGATCCAGGGCGCTGGCGGCACGATAG
- a CDS encoding inositol monophosphatase family protein has translation MQHPILVTAIRAARKAGDIINRSFDRVNEISITSKAHNDFVTDVDQRAEAAIVEIIRRAYPEHGILAEEGSRISDKDFEWIIDPLDGTTNFIHGMPQVGVSIAVRHFDRLEHAVIYDPVHNELFTASRGSGAHLNDRRLRIAQRKDLDGALLGTGFPFRDFSHLDTYLATLKAFMLKTAGVRRPGSAALDLAYVAAGRYDGFWEFNLKPWDLAAGALLVQEAGGVATDFQGDQGYLQNGDIVAGNLRIHAQMLHIISQEINQPQSAR, from the coding sequence ATGCAGCATCCTATTCTCGTTACCGCCATTCGTGCGGCCCGCAAAGCTGGCGATATCATCAACCGCAGCTTCGACCGGGTCAATGAAATCAGCATCACCAGCAAGGCGCACAATGACTTTGTCACGGACGTCGATCAGCGCGCCGAGGCCGCCATCGTGGAGATTATCCGCCGCGCCTACCCCGAGCACGGCATCCTCGCCGAAGAAGGCAGCCGCATCTCCGATAAAGACTTCGAGTGGATCATTGACCCCCTCGATGGCACCACCAACTTCATCCACGGCATGCCGCAGGTCGGCGTCTCCATCGCCGTTCGCCACTTTGACCGCCTGGAGCATGCAGTCATCTATGATCCGGTGCATAACGAGCTGTTTACCGCCAGCCGCGGCAGTGGCGCACACCTCAACGATCGCCGCCTGCGCATTGCCCAGCGCAAGGATCTGGACGGTGCCCTGCTCGGCACCGGCTTTCCCTTCCGCGACTTTTCCCACCTGGACACCTACCTCGCCACCCTCAAGGCTTTCATGCTGAAGACTGCGGGTGTCCGCCGGCCCGGCTCCGCGGCACTGGACCTGGCCTATGTCGCGGCGGGCCGCTATGACGGCTTCTGGGAGTTCAACCTCAAGCCCTGGGATCTCGCTGCCGGCGCGCTACTGGTGCAGGAGGCGGGCGGCGTCGCCACCGACTTCCAGGGTGATCAGGGTTATCTGCAAAACGGCGATATCGTTGCCGGCAACCTGCGGATTCATGCCCAGATGCTGCATATCATCAGCCAGGAGATCAACCAGCCGCAATCCGCCCGTTGA
- a CDS encoding RNA methyltransferase: MAVAARARAAGMIGTSLHGLRIVLVEPSHPGNIGAAARAMKVMGLRHLVLVNPRFFPDPEATALASGAEDILESAQVCTNLDTALQGCHKVYGTSARDRRIQWPVGNAREAAGEILTDLITGDCALLFGRERTGLTNAEMDRCQVLVHIPTADEYHSLNLGQAVQVLAYELHMAALMALPAQDVPTEAVLEPPAPIEDMEGFYGHLQHVLRCSGFLQEIRATRMMRRLRRLFDRARPSQNEVNILRGILTEIERWASKVDRKDQDSL, encoded by the coding sequence ATGGCGGTGGCCGCACGGGCGAGGGCTGCGGGCATGATCGGGACTTCTTTGCACGGTTTGCGTATTGTCCTTGTTGAACCCAGTCACCCCGGCAATATCGGGGCGGCGGCACGGGCCATGAAGGTGATGGGGTTGCGCCATCTGGTGCTGGTCAATCCGCGCTTTTTCCCCGATCCGGAGGCCACGGCTCTTGCCTCCGGTGCCGAAGATATTCTGGAATCGGCGCAGGTCTGTACCAATCTGGACACGGCCCTGCAGGGTTGCCACAAAGTCTATGGCACCAGTGCCCGCGATCGTCGTATCCAGTGGCCCGTCGGCAATGCCCGGGAGGCGGCGGGAGAGATTCTCACGGATCTGATCACGGGGGATTGTGCTCTGCTCTTTGGCCGGGAGCGGACGGGGCTGACCAATGCGGAGATGGATCGTTGTCAGGTGTTGGTGCATATCCCCACGGCGGATGAATACCACTCCCTGAATCTGGGGCAGGCGGTGCAGGTGCTCGCCTATGAGCTCCACATGGCCGCCCTGATGGCCCTACCAGCGCAGGACGTACCCACAGAAGCAGTGCTGGAGCCGCCCGCCCCCATCGAGGATATGGAAGGCTTTTATGGGCACTTGCAGCATGTGCTGCGCTGTAGTGGTTTTCTGCAGGAGATTCGCGCTACCCGCATGATGCGTCGCTTGCGCCGTCTTTTTGACCGCGCCAGGCCGAGCCAGAACGAGGTGAACATCCTGCGCGGTATCCTTACCGAAATCGAGCGCTGGGCGTCTAAAGTGGACAGAAAGGATCAGGATAGTCTTTAA
- the cysE gene encoding serine O-acetyltransferase, translating to MGGRWRSDLDAVFARDPAARTRLEVLLTYPGVHALFLHRIAHALWRHRWRLSARSLAAFSRFWTGIEIHPGAQIGKGFFIDHGMGVVIGETAEIGDDCTLYHGVTLGGTSWTPGKRHPTLGRGVIVGAGAKVLGPVIIGDDARIGSNAVVVKSVPEGATVVGIPGRVISKGEHTDNFEAYGLTGQMPDPVARAVECMLEHMHRQDAEIAQLRDGLQHLQPQEGMMPVEEIVCAIEDDDDVPENKGTRAGNT from the coding sequence ATGGGTGGACGCTGGCGGAGTGACCTCGACGCGGTTTTTGCGCGCGATCCCGCGGCGCGGACCCGTCTGGAAGTGTTGCTCACCTATCCCGGCGTTCACGCCCTGTTCCTGCATCGGATCGCTCATGCCCTGTGGCGTCACCGCTGGCGCCTGTCGGCGCGCAGTCTGGCGGCCTTTTCGCGTTTCTGGACCGGTATCGAGATTCATCCGGGGGCGCAGATCGGTAAGGGTTTCTTCATCGATCATGGAATGGGGGTGGTGATCGGTGAGACGGCGGAGATCGGCGACGATTGTACCCTCTATCACGGCGTGACCCTGGGCGGAACCTCCTGGACGCCGGGTAAACGCCATCCGACTCTGGGGCGTGGCGTCATCGTCGGCGCTGGTGCCAAGGTGCTGGGACCGGTCATTATCGGAGATGATGCGCGGATCGGCTCCAATGCGGTGGTGGTCAAGTCGGTGCCGGAGGGTGCCACCGTGGTGGGTATCCCTGGGCGGGTGATCAGCAAAGGGGAGCATACGGATAACTTCGAGGCCTATGGCCTGACCGGACAGATGCCCGATCCGGTGGCGCGGGCCGTGGAATGCATGCTGGAGCACATGCATCGCCAGGATGCGGAAATTGCGCAACTGCGGGATGGCTTGCAGCACCTGCAGCCGCAGGAGGGCATGATGCCTGTGGAGGAGATCGTCTGCGCCATCGAGGACGACGATGACGTGCCGGAAAACAAGGGAACGCGCGCGGGTAATACTTGA